From the Bacillota bacterium genome, the window CTTCGCAAGAAGATCTGGCCGCTTGAAGCTGCCCATGATGCAGATAGTATTTACTATTCGGCGATGCTTGGAATTGCTGAATTATTAAGAGGCGGGACAACATCCATCGTTGACATGGCTACAGTAAATCATACTGAAACGCTCTTCGAAGCCATAATTGAATCCGGAATAAGGGCGATGAGTGGTAAATGTATGATGGATATCGGTGATGATACTCCTGCCGGCCTTTCTGAATCGACCGAAAACTCACTGACCAAGAGTATTCAACTGCTTGAAAAATGGCATGGCAGAGCGAATAACCGTCTGCAGTATGCCTTCAATCCCCGATTTGTGCTTTCCTGCAGCGAAGAACTGCTCATTCAGGTGAGGGAACTGGCCAGCCGTTACAAGGTGATGATCCACTCTCATGCTTCGGAAAACAGGGATGAAATTGCCCTGGTTGAAGAGATTTTAGGCAGGAGAAATATTCTATACTTTGATGATATCGGGCTGACCGGGAATAATCTTATCCTTGCCCACTGCATCTGGGTAAATGATGAGGAACTGGATATTCTGAGAAGAAGTGGAACGGTAGTAGCCCACTGTCCTTCTTCGAACCTGAAGCTGGGGTCTGGTATCGCTCCGATTGTGCAGATGTCTGAAATGGGTATAAATCTGTCTCTCGGTGCCGATGGGGCGCCATGCAATAATAATCTGGATCCCTTCCTGGAAATGCGCACAGCAGCGCTAATTCAGAAACCGATTCACGGTCCTACAGCGCTCCCGGCCGAAAAGGTTTTTGAGATGGCGACCCTGGGAGGAGCAAAGGCGATGAATATGAGCGGCGAGATTGGCTCTATTGAACAGGGTATGAAAGCTGACCTGGTTCTGCTGGAGATGAACCGCCCTCATAACATGCCCTCTAAAGGAAAAAGTATCTACGGGCGCCTTGTGTACGAAACGAAATCAACCGATGTATACATGACCATGGTCGACGGCAATATCCTTTATTATGATGACAGGCTGCAAACCCTTGATGAAAGAAACATCCTTAAGCAATCCGACAAGGCGCTTGCCCGCATCCTTGAGCGGGTTGGAGAAAGATGAATCTACTTTCCTCCCATCAAAAGGACCATTAGTGCTTTTGAGGTGTGAAGGCGGTTTTCAGCTTCGTCGTAGACTATGGAATGAGGTCCGTCGATTACTGCATCTACTACTTCTTTACCCCTGTCAGCCGGCAGAGCATGCATGTAGTTAACATTTTCCTTGCCGAGAGCGATCTTATCTTCAGTGCAGATCCAGTGCCGGTTAGCTTCGAGAAGGTCACTGCCCATTTTGTTGTCGGGATCGGTTACCCAGCTGCCCCAGTTTTTAGGAATTACAACATCGGCATCCTCGTAGGCTGCATCCATATCATTGGTTATAGTCAGGGTGCCCCCATTTTTTTCAGCATTTCCCCGGGCCTGTTCTATGACCCAGTCCGGCAGCTCGTAGCCTTTCGGATAGGCCAACCAGACGTCCATACCGTAGCGGGGAAACAGCAAGACCTGTGACAGGGGAACAGATATCGGTTTCTTATGGCTTGTGGCGTAGGTCCAGATTATCGACACTTTCTTCCGCTTCAGATCACCCATCTTCTCCTGCATAGTCATCAGATCGGCGATTGCCTGGAGCGGATGGTACAGGTCGCACTGCATATTAATTATCGGCACTGTTGAATTATCGGCCATTTCCCGCAGGTACTTGTTTCCGATTTCCCAGAAGCAGTTACGGCAGGCAATAGCATGCCCGTAACGAGACAAGATAATTGCCGTGTCTTTTGCCACTTCACCGTGCGAGATCTGCATAGTGCTTGTATCAAGATAATTTGCATGACCGCCAAGTTGGGCGATGCCGGCTTCCATGGAATTTCTAGTCCTGGTTGATTGTTCAAAAAACATGAGAAACATGGTCTTGTTTTCGAGATAAGGCGTATTGAGCCCCATGGCAAATTTCTTTTTTAGATCATAGGAAACCTCAAGCAGGGTATCGATTTCTTCCCTGGTCCATTCCTGTAGTGTTATGAAATGCTTATTTTTAAAACAAGTTTGCATATGGATCACTCCTTCGGGCGATTTATAGCTCCGTTAAACCGGCATATTTCCGGCTGTATAGAGTCGGGATAAGGGCGTACATAGCCGCCGCTTTGACCATTTCGTTTTTCCATGTTTTTTCGTTGGGAGCATGGGCCTGGTCTTCATGTCCCGGCCCGAAACCGACACAGGGGATGCCGAATTGTCCCATAATGGAGACTCCGTTGGTTGAAAATGTCCATTTGTCCAATTGGGGCTCCTGTCCAAACAGGCCGTTGAATGTATCTACCAGGGTCAATACAGCAGGGTGACTCTCTTCAATCATCCAGGCGGGAAAGTAGGAATCCATCGGATAGACCAGCCCGGTGTAAGATGGCTGACTGTAATCATACATTTCGACTTCGGCACCGGCTTCGCTGACAGCAGGGAGGTTTTTGACCTGGCGTATTGCTATCTCGGCGGTTTCGCCGATTGTCAGTCGGCGATCAATGGAGATGGAACAGCCGTCGGCCACGGCACAGCGGGAGGGTGAGCTGAAAAATATTTCTGATACGGTCAGCGAACCATTTCCCAGGAAATAATGTTCTCCCAGGTTCTCGTTCAGTGCTCTCAGCTCAATCAGGATCGGGGCCATTTTATAAATGGCATTATCGCCCCTCTCAGGAGCTGATCCATGGCAGCTCAAACCGCGGGTCGACAACTTTATTTCCATCCGGCCTCTCTGTCCCAGGTGGATCCGGCATGATGTGGGTTCGGTCAGGATTACCAGTTCAGGCCTGATCTTGCTTTCGCCGATAATATACTGCCAGCACAAACCATCGCAGTCCTCTTCCTGGACTGTCCCGGTTACCAACAGGGTATAATCTCCCTCCAGTTTAAGGTCCCTGATTATTTTGGCGCCGTATACCAGGGAAGCCATTCCGCCCAGTTGGTCCGAAGCGCCCCGACCGATAATGATCTCGTTGTCTTCATATCCACTCAATGGATCGTATTCCCAAAGAGCCCGGTCTCCCACACCCACATTATCAATATGGGCATCCATGGCTATAAGATGCTTTCCATGCCCGATATAGCCCAGGATATTACCCATGGGATCAATTTCGATCCTGTCGAAACCTATCTCTTCCATCTCCTTCTTTATTCTGTTTATCCGTTTTTCTTCATGGCCGCTTTCGGCAGGTATTGCTATCATTTCTCTTAAAAACTGGGACATGGCTGGCTTGTAGATTTCTGCCCTGCACAAGATCTCTTTATAGTCGATTTCCATTTGCAGTTTCTCCTTTCGGCGACGATTAATCATCCAGGGCTTTTTGTACAGCCCGGATAATATTCTGATAACCAGTGCAGCGACAAAAATGCCCTGCAAGTTCTGTTTTGATTTCTTCTGCTGAATATTGTTTGTTCTTACCAGTCATAGCTGTAGCAGTAATTACAACTCCGGGAGTACAAAATCCACACTGCACTGCCCCTTCGCTGATAAAGGTTTTTTGTACTTTGGATAGTTCTCCGTCCCGGGCAATTCCTTCGATAGTTACAATATCCCTGCCATCAGCCCACACTCCAAGGTAGAGACATGAATTAATCGGGGTGCCATCGACAAGTACAGTGCAAGCACCGCATTCTCCTGCTCCGCAGCCCTCCTTGGCGCCGGTAAGGTGCAACCTTTTCCTGAGCACTTCTAAAAGCGTTTCACCTGTATCAATTTCAAAATCGGCTGTTTTACCGTTTACGGATAATCTGATTTTTTTAAGCATTATTATTACCTCCTGCCCGGGATACAGCAGTTTTAAGAGCTCTGATTGTCAGCTCCCGGATCAGATGGCGGCGGTACTCGGCGGATGCCCGCCATGAGGATCTGGGACTGGTTTCTTCCAAGGTCATACTGCCGATTTGCTTAATCATTTCTGCCGAGACCTGATTTCCGCAAGCGAGTGATTCGGCCCGGGGGCAGCGTAGAGGTGTTGGCCCAGCTACACCCAATCCGATTCGGACCTTTTCAAAGTTTTGTTGTTTATCCAGGCGGCAGGCGACAGCAACACCGATAATGGCCAGGTCCATCGCTTTTCGTGGAGCAAACTTGATATATGTACCGCTGAATCCGGTATAAGCATCTTCGTCGATGTGAATCGCTGTCAACAGTTCACCGGGGCGCAGATCGGTCTGACCAGGCCCATGATAAAAATCCTTGACAGGTACCGTCCGTTCAGCATCCTGTGATTGCAGGAGAAGTTTTGCCTCATAGACCAGGAGGGCCGGAGCGCTGTCTGCAGAAGGGACGCCGTTGCATAGATTGCCGCCGATTGTTGCCATTTCACGAAGCTGAGGCCCGCCGATAGACATAGCCGCCTCAACTAACAGTGGCAAATTTTCTCTGATCAGTGGATGGTTGGCCAGTCTGCTGAAAGTTACCATGGGACCGATGCTTATGCTGCCGTTATCGAGCCGGTTGATCGTATAGAGGGGGTTGATATTGCGAATACTGATCAGCCGGACACTCTCTAAGGGGTTATTCCGCATATCAATCAGCAGGTCGGTTCCACCGGCAATAATTTTCCGCTCCGGTTTTTCTGAAAGCAGCTTTAGCACTTCGATAATCGACTCTGCTTCGATATATTCATCGATCCGGTACATCAGGAACACCTCCTTGAATAAGGCCGGCGGCCTTGAAATGTTCAAATGCAATCTGGGGCCGGATCGGTATCCTGTTGATAGCCACTCCCGTTGCATCAAGTATGGCGTTGCGGATGGCCGGCGCCGGTGATATAGTCGGTGGTTCTCCCAGGGACTTGTTGCCGTAAGGTCCTGTCGGTTCATAAGTTTCTACAAAATCTACCTGTATTTCCGGGGTATCCAGGATGGTAGGCAGTTTATAATCCAGCAGGTTGTTGTTGAGCGGTTTTCCTGTTTTTCCTTCAAATAGCAGCTCTTCGGAGAGAGCATAACCGAGGGCCATGCTTACTCCACCGTGAACCTGCCCTTCTGCAAGCTGCCGGTTGATGATTGTTCCGGAATCATGAACATTGACAATATCTGTAACATCAACCTGGCCGGTTTCGATATCTACTTCAACTGCTGCAAAGGTTACACCAAATGAAATGGCATTACTCTGTGCATTATTTGATACATCACTGGTTATCGGTTGGGCGTTTTCCCTGTTGTAGTAGCTGTAGAGGGCTACTTCGGAAATCGGCATGATCACCTGTGCTGAGTTTTTCGAGTCTTTAAGGACTATAGAGGAATCCCTGATGTCGAGATTATCCTCGGACAGGCCGGCAATTTCCCGGGCAGCGGATATCACCTTTTCTTTTATCTCGAGGGCTGCTTTTTTAACGGCCATGCCGGATATATAGGTTTGTCTTGAAGCATAACTTCCCGTATCAAAGGGGCTGATATCTGTATCTTGGGTGGTTACAACATGGACCATATCGGTAGGAATTCCGATCGTTTCGGCTGCAATCTGGGCCAGGACCGTATCGCTGCCCTGGCCTATTTCGGTGGCGCCGATTTGCAGTTGTACGGAACCATCCTGGTTTAAAATAGCCCGGGCTCCGGCAAGTTCCATACAGGTCGGATAAGTTCCTGTTCCATAACTTAAACAGGCTATTCCGAGCCCGCGTCGTTTTTGATCGCCTTTTGCATTGATATCTCTGTGCAGGGCTTTTTTCTCATCCCAGGCGATCATCGCTTTACCTTTTTCCACGCATTCCCTGATCCCGCAGCTTAATATGCGATTACCTGTATTAGGGTCAGTATAGCCGACTTTATTGAAGTTTTTCAGGCGCAGTTCGACCGGGTCAATGTTCAGTTTGCGGGCAATATTATCAAGGTGCGACTCGAGGGCAAAAGCTATCTGTGGCGAACCGTAAGCGCGCATTGCCCCGGCCACAGGTAGGTTCGTGTAGACAGTTTTCGGAGCGAATTCGATTGCTTCAAAGGAGTAAAGATATTTGAACTTTGAACCACCGGCAGCGATAACCGAGTGACCGTGAGAAGCATACGCTCCGGTATTGGAAAAGGCTTCAGTCTTGATACCCAGCAGCTTGCCTTCCTTGGTTACTCCGGTTTGCAGTTTTATTTTGGTCGAGTGGCGCGTCCGGGTGCAGGCCATGTATTCTTCCCTGGTCAATTCAAGCCTGACCGGCCGGCCTCCTACGGCCATGGTCATGGCTGCATTAAGTGGTTCAATGCAGGCATCCTGTTTTCCGCCGAATCCGCCGCCCACGTATGGCTTGATGATCCGGATTTTGCCCCAGGGTATGCCCAGGGCTTGCCCGACAATACGCCTACAGATATGCGGTATCTGGGTGGAAGATACAATAACCAATCGTTCGTCGCTTTCCATGTAAGCATAGGAAACATGGTTTTCAAGGGCGCAGTGCTGGACAATTCCGGTCTCCGTTTCGTCGGTAAAAATGAAGTCGGCTTTTTCCATGGCTTCCCCGAGATCGCCTATAACGTAACCTGCAGAACTTAAAACATTGGTGCCACGTTCTTCGTGAACCAGGGGAGCATCCTTGTTCAGTGCCGCATCTATCGTAAAAACCGGCTGAAGTATTTCATAATCAATTTCGATCAGTTTAAGCGCCCTGGCCGCTGTAAGATCATCAATAGCCACTACTGCCGCTACTTCATCGCCGACATACCTTGCTTTGCTGGTCAGGATTGTCTTATCGGCAACATCGCCGTGCCTGGTATCGAGTGAATAAGGGTGACCGGCGGTAGGATAGATATTCCGGGGCACATTCTGATAGGTTAAAATTGCCTCGACTCCGGGAAGTGCTTCGGCTTTTGTGGTATCGATACTTTTTATCCGGGCATGAGCGTAAGGGCTGCGAAGCACCTTGCCGACCAGCATGTCGGCAACAAAGAAATCACCGGTATATTTCGCCTTTCCTGTTACTTTGGCCAGGGCATCTGAACGTTGCGGGCTTTTCCCGATACTGGAACCTGCCATGTAACCCCAACTCCTTCCTTAAAATCGCTGCCATAATTTTTCGGCCAGTTTCCGGGCGGTTCTGTTAACTTTAAGTTCATCAATACCGGTCATTATCCGGTTGTGCATCAGTATTTTGCCGGCTGCTATGGTTGTATCCACCATGCTCCCTGAAACACCAAACACCAGGTGCCCGTAATAGTTGTCGGCAGTCAGGGGAGTGGGTGGATCGTAATTGATTGCGATTATGTCGGCAGCGGCTCCGGGTGTAAGTTCACCCAATTTGGGGGCAAAGAAGTTTGACAATATGCGACTGTTGTTGACAAACTGCATTCGGGGAACTTCTATCCAACCGATACGGGGATCCCCCTGGCAATGTTTATGCAGAATATGGGCAATTTTCATCCCTTCAAACATGTCGTTGGTCATCCCATCGGTGCCCATGCCGATGAGCACACCCTTATCGAGCATCTTTACGACCGGTGCGCAGCCGACTGCATTATTCATATTGGACTGTGGGTTGTGGGCGACGTTCGTCCCGGTTCGGGCAAGCAGGTCCATCTCTTTCTCGCTGATATGGACACAGTGTGCCGCAAGAGTTTTCGGTCCGAGAAGGTCATACTTGTCGAGCCTCTCAACTACACCCATGCCATACTTTTTACGACAATCTGCCGCGTCCTCTTTACTTTCGGCCACATGGATATGTATGCCGGTGCCAAGTTCCCGGGCGGCGAGGGCGCATTTTTCCATTGTTTCAGGGCTTATTGTAAACGATGCATGCATGCCAATAGTTGCGGTTATCATCGGTGAATTTTCATGGGTGCATTTATT encodes:
- a CDS encoding 5'-deoxyadenosine deaminase gives rise to the protein MSSVLFRDAVIVTMDRERRIIKGNLLIEDDRIKEVNAVDDHADRVVDCCGRVLIPGLIQTHIHLVQALFRGQADDLSLLDWLRKKIWPLEAAHDADSIYYSAMLGIAELLRGGTTSIVDMATVNHTETLFEAIIESGIRAMSGKCMMDIGDDTPAGLSESTENSLTKSIQLLEKWHGRANNRLQYAFNPRFVLSCSEELLIQVRELASRYKVMIHSHASENRDEIALVEEILGRRNILYFDDIGLTGNNLILAHCIWVNDEELDILRRSGTVVAHCPSSNLKLGSGIAPIVQMSEMGINLSLGADGAPCNNNLDPFLEMRTAALIQKPIHGPTALPAEKVFEMATLGGAKAMNMSGEIGSIEQGMKADLVLLEMNRPHNMPSKGKSIYGRLVYETKSTDVYMTMVDGNILYYDDRLQTLDERNILKQSDKALARILERVGER
- the xdhB gene encoding xanthine dehydrogenase FAD-binding subunit XdhB, which codes for MYRIDEYIEAESIIEVLKLLSEKPERKIIAGGTDLLIDMRNNPLESVRLISIRNINPLYTINRLDNGSISIGPMVTFSRLANHPLIRENLPLLVEAAMSIGGPQLREMATIGGNLCNGVPSADSAPALLVYEAKLLLQSQDAERTVPVKDFYHGPGQTDLRPGELLTAIHIDEDAYTGFSGTYIKFAPRKAMDLAIIGVAVACRLDKQQNFEKVRIGLGVAGPTPLRCPRAESLACGNQVSAEMIKQIGSMTLEETSPRSSWRASAEYRRHLIRELTIRALKTAVSRAGGNNNA
- the ssnA gene encoding putative aminohydrolase SsnA, translating into MLLLGNGTLLTLGTDCRVIRGGAVLVDGSTIARIGDTEELKNTFPRASFIDCRNKLVMPGFTSVHTHSYSAFARGISLKEEPPVSFPQVLKKLWWRLDQALTPEDIYYSALVTFIGSIKNGTTTLLDHHASPNAISGSLEQIAHAAGETGIRVNLCYEVSDRDGPERMNNGLSENIAFINKCTHENSPMITATIGMHASFTISPETMEKCALAARELGTGIHIHVAESKEDAADCRKKYGMGVVERLDKYDLLGPKTLAAHCVHISEKEMDLLARTGTNVAHNPQSNMNNAVGCAPVVKMLDKGVLIGMGTDGMTNDMFEGMKIAHILHKHCQGDPRIGWIEVPRMQFVNNSRILSNFFAPKLGELTPGAAADIIAINYDPPTPLTADNYYGHLVFGVSGSMVDTTIAAGKILMHNRIMTGIDELKVNRTARKLAEKLWQRF
- the xdhA gene encoding xanthine dehydrogenase molybdenum-binding subunit XdhA, whose translation is MAGSSIGKSPQRSDALAKVTGKAKYTGDFFVADMLVGKVLRSPYAHARIKSIDTTKAEALPGVEAILTYQNVPRNIYPTAGHPYSLDTRHGDVADKTILTSKARYVGDEVAAVVAIDDLTAARALKLIEIDYEILQPVFTIDAALNKDAPLVHEERGTNVLSSAGYVIGDLGEAMEKADFIFTDETETGIVQHCALENHVSYAYMESDERLVIVSSTQIPHICRRIVGQALGIPWGKIRIIKPYVGGGFGGKQDACIEPLNAAMTMAVGGRPVRLELTREEYMACTRTRHSTKIKLQTGVTKEGKLLGIKTEAFSNTGAYASHGHSVIAAGGSKFKYLYSFEAIEFAPKTVYTNLPVAGAMRAYGSPQIAFALESHLDNIARKLNIDPVELRLKNFNKVGYTDPNTGNRILSCGIRECVEKGKAMIAWDEKKALHRDINAKGDQKRRGLGIACLSYGTGTYPTCMELAGARAILNQDGSVQLQIGATEIGQGSDTVLAQIAAETIGIPTDMVHVVTTQDTDISPFDTGSYASRQTYISGMAVKKAALEIKEKVISAAREIAGLSEDNLDIRDSSIVLKDSKNSAQVIMPISEVALYSYYNRENAQPITSDVSNNAQSNAISFGVTFAAVEVDIETGQVDVTDIVNVHDSGTIINRQLAEGQVHGGVSMALGYALSEELLFEGKTGKPLNNNLLDYKLPTILDTPEIQVDFVETYEPTGPYGNKSLGEPPTISPAPAIRNAILDATGVAINRIPIRPQIAFEHFKAAGLIQGGVPDVPDR
- a CDS encoding ornithine carbamoyltransferase, with product MQTCFKNKHFITLQEWTREEIDTLLEVSYDLKKKFAMGLNTPYLENKTMFLMFFEQSTRTRNSMEAGIAQLGGHANYLDTSTMQISHGEVAKDTAIILSRYGHAIACRNCFWEIGNKYLREMADNSTVPIINMQCDLYHPLQAIADLMTMQEKMGDLKRKKVSIIWTYATSHKKPISVPLSQVLLFPRYGMDVWLAYPKGYELPDWVIEQARGNAEKNGGTLTITNDMDAAYEDADVVIPKNWGSWVTDPDNKMGSDLLEANRHWICTEDKIALGKENVNYMHALPADRGKEVVDAVIDGPHSIVYDEAENRLHTSKALMVLLMGGK
- a CDS encoding YgeY family selenium metabolism-linked hydrolase, producing the protein MEIDYKEILCRAEIYKPAMSQFLREMIAIPAESGHEEKRINRIKKEMEEIGFDRIEIDPMGNILGYIGHGKHLIAMDAHIDNVGVGDRALWEYDPLSGYEDNEIIIGRGASDQLGGMASLVYGAKIIRDLKLEGDYTLLVTGTVQEEDCDGLCWQYIIGESKIRPELVILTEPTSCRIHLGQRGRMEIKLSTRGLSCHGSAPERGDNAIYKMAPILIELRALNENLGEHYFLGNGSLTVSEIFFSSPSRCAVADGCSISIDRRLTIGETAEIAIRQVKNLPAVSEAGAEVEMYDYSQPSYTGLVYPMDSYFPAWMIEESHPAVLTLVDTFNGLFGQEPQLDKWTFSTNGVSIMGQFGIPCVGFGPGHEDQAHAPNEKTWKNEMVKAAAMYALIPTLYSRKYAGLTEL
- a CDS encoding (2Fe-2S)-binding protein; its protein translation is MIMLKKIRLSVNGKTADFEIDTGETLLEVLRKRLHLTGAKEGCGAGECGACTVLVDGTPINSCLYLGVWADGRDIVTIEGIARDGELSKVQKTFISEGAVQCGFCTPGVVITATAMTGKNKQYSAEEIKTELAGHFCRCTGYQNIIRAVQKALDD